CAACGGACCCGTTCGATGTCGACTTCGACGTGGACGCCGGCCGGGAACTCGCCACCGGCGACGCTGCGGGCGAACTCGTCGTGGCCGACGATTTCGATGGTGCGCGAGTAGATCGTATAGGTCCAGTCGGGAAAGCGTCCGCCGGTCGTCGAGAGCCGTTTCGATTGGGGCGCGCGCTGCTGGCGGGGCTGACTCGCGTGCGGGCCGCCGAACTCGACACCCTTGCGCGCGGCGGTTTCCTTGATGTCCTCGACCACGCGGTCGAGCGAACCCCGATCGCCGCTCGTGAGGTCGAGTTTCGTGACGAAAGGCATGCTCGTGGCTCTGTTCCCGACCGCTCAAAACGCCCTCGGTTGGTCCCCCGCCAGCGGGCGAAACAACAACCAGTTAAAGGCTGCCTGAATACTCGTGGCAATGGCAGTCGAAGCGACGAGCGCGGGGGCTATCCTCTTTCGCGACACGAGAGGCCGCCGCGAGTACCTCCTGCTCAAGAGCCGTCCCGGGGACTGGGAGTTCCCCAAAGGCGGCGTCGAGGGCGAGGAAGAACTCCAGCAGACGGCGATTCGAGAGGTAACGGAGGAAGCGGGGATCAGCGATTTCAGGCTCCTCGACGGCTTCCGCCGCGAGTACGACTACGTGTTTCAGGCCGGCGGCGAAACCATCCACAAGACGGTGCACCTGTTCATCGCCGAATCGGAAGAGGCGAGCGCCGAACTCTCCCACGAGCACCGCGACCACCAGTGGCGCGACTACGAACAGGCGCTCAACACGATCACCCAAGACGGTCCGCGCGACATCTTCCGGGAGGCCCACGACTTCATCGACGATGCGGACTACTGACCGGCCGGCGGCAGGGATGTGAGCGCCGACAGCGAATTCGTCTTCGAACTCGGGGTGTGTGGCTGGGCCGAGCGCAACTGGCCGCCCGACGGCGAACTCGACCCCGACACCGAAATCGTGGTCGCGCGCCAGCTCGGCACCAAACACCGGCGCTGGGACACGGTGATAATCGAGGCCGACAGGGAGGCACTCGCCCAGCGCGCCCGTTTCGGTACCCGAGCGCTCGACGGCGACCTGCTCCGCGTCGTCAGAAACGCCCCCGAATCATGGACGTGGTATCGGGACGCGCTGCCCGAACCCGATTTCCCGTGGCGATACGTCCGCGAGGCGGTCCATCGAGCCGCCGGTCGCGGGATCGTCGAAACCCGACGGCGGAACAACCGTATCGAACTCCGGTGCAAGTGGCGCTATCCGAACTGGGTCGAGCGGATCGTCGCCATCGAGAACAAACCCGACCTCGACGCGAGCGCCGCGCGCGCCCTCGCGGGTCAGATCGAACGCGACGTCGCGCTCGCGCTCTGCGACGAGGTCTGGGTCGCCACCGCTCGCACGGGAAACTCGGTCGAACCCGTTCTTCTGGAGGACTTCCCCGTCGAGGCGGGCGTTCTGGTGGTCGAGTCGGAGGATTACGATGCCGCGAGCGTCGCGTGGTATCCCCGAACGCTCGCCGCCGGCGAGTCGGGCACGCGCATCACCGAGCGGGCCAGCGGCGACGGGGATGCGGCGACCGTCGAAT
This window of the Halococcus sediminicola genome carries:
- a CDS encoding uS10/mL48 family ribosomal protein, with protein sequence MPFVTKLDLTSGDRGSLDRVVEDIKETAARKGVEFGGPHASQPRQQRAPQSKRLSTTGGRFPDWTYTIYSRTIEIVGHDEFARSVAGGEFPAGVHVEVDIERVR
- a CDS encoding bis(5'-nucleosyl)-tetraphosphatase, with the protein product MAVEATSAGAILFRDTRGRREYLLLKSRPGDWEFPKGGVEGEEELQQTAIREVTEEAGISDFRLLDGFRREYDYVFQAGGETIHKTVHLFIAESEEASAELSHEHRDHQWRDYEQALNTITQDGPRDIFREAHDFIDDADY
- a CDS encoding DUF5787 family protein; its protein translation is MSADSEFVFELGVCGWAERNWPPDGELDPDTEIVVARQLGTKHRRWDTVIIEADREALAQRARFGTRALDGDLLRVVRNAPESWTWYRDALPEPDFPWRYVREAVHRAAGRGIVETRRRNNRIELRCKWRYPNWVERIVAIENKPDLDASAARALAGQIERDVALALCDEVWVATARTGNSVEPVLLEDFPVEAGVLVVESEDYDAASVAWYPRTLAAGESGTRITERASGDGDAATVEFASREWKAEKRLAIAERAYGRGWRSYIDTMRPDCRHFELRKSDRTALPWCTAKEKRQSATECAGSCPQFEPEPPAWRSRGWPIEGGPGKAIRRLLTDRRERQRPNE